Sequence from the bacterium genome:
CGACCAGGTTGAAGATCAGCACCGGGCGGTTCCCCAGCTTGTCAATTATTTTTCCCCACAACGGCTGGGTGGAAAGGTTAAGTATCCCGGCGACGATGGAATAGAGGGCGATCACCGAGTAGGGCATCTTAAGATTCTTGATCATGTGGGCCCCGAAGAATGGCCCGGCCACGGCGGTGGACAGCGACCAGAAGATGAAGAAGGTCAGCAGTTTTTTGAAATCGGGATCGGCGAAGGGCAGTTTTACGATCTCGTAGATGGAGAGGGACTTCTCCCCCTTCATCGGGGGCTCCCACTGGCGGTTCAGGATCAGCCCGGCGATCACGGCAAACAGGGCAGCCAGCCCGAAGATCAGGGCAAACCCCTGGTCCTGCAGCCCGGCCGCTTTCATCCGGTCAAATCCCCAGCCGGCCCCGTAATTGGTTAGCATGGTCACCGCTCCCAGGATGGCGCTGCGCTTGCCAAAATAGACGCCCCGCTTTTCCGGGGGCACCAGGTCGGTCATCCAGGAAAGCCAGGCGGTGTTGGCGGCGCTGAGGATGGTGTTTCCCAAAAACATCACGGCAAAGAACAGGGCCAGCTTAAAGCCGGGCATTATCTTGATGAAGGGCAGGACGCAGAGCAGGGCCCACAATGCCCGCCCGACGGTGGCCCCCCAGACGGTCAGCTTCTTGCGGCTGCCCAGACGTCCCAGGATCTGGGCGCTGATGACCGAGCCCACGGTGGACAGGGCGTTGAGGGCCGCCAGCAGTCCCAAGTGGAAATCGTTGGCTCCCAGCATCAGGGCGTATCCGGTGACCAGGGCTCCCAGACTGACGGTGATGTGGACCGTGGCAAAACTGCCTTCGATGATGGATATCTTAAGGCTGCGATCCGGCTCGATGCTTCCGGCAGAGGGTGTATGAATGCTGTTTTTGGCCATAGGGC
This genomic interval carries:
- a CDS encoding MFS transporter; protein product: MAKNSIHTPSAGSIEPDRSLKISIIEGSFATVHITVSLGALVTGYALMLGANDFHLGLLAALNALSTVGSVISAQILGRLGSRKKLTVWGATVGRALWALLCVLPFIKIMPGFKLALFFAVMFLGNTILSAANTAWLSWMTDLVPPEKRGVYFGKRSAILGAVTMLTNYGAGWGFDRMKAAGLQDQGFALIFGLAALFAVIAGLILNRQWEPPMKGEKSLSIYEIVKLPFADPDFKKLLTFFIFWSLSTAVAGPFFGAHMIKNLKMPYSVIALYSIVAGILNLSTQPLWGKIIDKLGNRPVLIFNLV